One genomic region from Mycoplasmoides pirum ATCC 25960 encodes:
- a CDS encoding uracil-DNA glycosylase, translated as MLTNLIKNLNTNWRDSLLKQINYSYFDNLNKIVTNSYLNNEVFPKKENIFNAFNFFNVEETKVVIIGQDPYHNNNQANGLAFGINPNCKFPPSLSNIAIELKNDLNVELKDYSLVSWAKQKILLLNTNLTVMSHKPLSHSKIGWENLIINELKYLLTVKPNVIFVSWGQHAKKIIDLLNVKYLVSSAHPSPFSAHNFFNTKPFSKINNFLLETRQAIINW; from the coding sequence ATGTTAACAAATTTAATAAAAAATCTAAATACAAATTGACGTGATAGTTTATTAAAACAAATTAATTATTCTTATTTTGACAATCTTAATAAAATTGTTACCAATTCTTATTTAAATAATGAAGTTTTTCCCAAAAAAGAAAATATATTTAATGCATTTAATTTTTTTAATGTTGAAGAAACAAAAGTAGTGATTATTGGACAAGATCCATATCATAATAATAATCAAGCTAATGGATTAGCTTTTGGTATCAATCCTAATTGTAAATTTCCGCCTAGTTTATCAAATATAGCAATAGAATTGAAAAATGATTTAAATGTTGAATTGAAAGATTATTCCTTAGTTTCATGAGCAAAACAAAAAATTTTATTGTTAAATACTAATTTAACTGTAATGTCACATAAACCTTTAAGTCATTCTAAAATTGGTTGAGAAAATCTAATTATTAATGAACTTAAATATTTATTAACTGTGAAACCAAATGTTATTTTTGTTTCGTGAGGTCAACATGCTAAAAAAATTATTGATTTATTGAATGTCAAATATTTAGTATCATCAGCTCATCCTTCGCCATTTAGTGCTCACAATTTCTTTAATACAAAACCTTTTAGTAAAATAAATAATTTTTTACTTGAAACTAGACAAGCAATTATAAATTGATAA
- the gatC gene encoding Asp-tRNA(Asn)/Glu-tRNA(Gln) amidotransferase subunit GatC codes for MNNEIFLINNNVKNSTDISVNPAWAIGVFASLVVFILLISILKKIYVYFVHKKRYFVIPHVSVKGMTNIAMVIAMAVSLIIIIMAITGGLAGVLFRSYPGTRVSIEIILVKISGLLFGPIIGLVSGAAIDLLAVTLSAGFFHYGYFMAAMLTGLLAGSLRSVINLSKVSKRKDLILVICLTLFVIVSIIISISSFAAIPGLTEIGFVLKLPGTPIDIHLSEVQFFLLIIGTSLIVILTIWIIFIIKYFYSKNHNFNISNLTYKQYKHGNHKSSILLILKNNWYEPLVTTITLAFSVGLLVNVLFLPIFDAQITGQTYTFWVLFRFLILFVLFAIDVIVIYPILLIVTPIVKYNYQDELVEDLDILVKYETWNFKETESDMFEKEIVECSKSLLFSLSDKQLEELSKDFNEIIHSFENVSKIDTTNLEPCNYPISISIHKLREDEVNNDLNYVDIMQCPEKVENNLVKVY; via the coding sequence ATGAATAACGAAATTTTTTTAATTAATAACAATGTAAAAAATTCTACAGATATCAGCGTCAATCCCGCATGAGCTATTGGTGTTTTTGCATCATTGGTAGTTTTTATATTGTTAATTTCAATTTTGAAAAAAATTTATGTTTATTTTGTGCATAAAAAACGATATTTTGTAATTCCGCATGTTAGTGTGAAAGGAATGACAAATATTGCTATGGTTATAGCAATGGCTGTTAGTCTTATCATAATAATTATGGCAATTACTGGCGGTCTTGCTGGCGTTTTATTTAGATCATATCCTGGAACAAGAGTGTCTATAGAAATTATTTTAGTTAAAATTTCAGGATTACTTTTTGGACCAATTATTGGTTTAGTGTCGGGTGCAGCAATTGATTTGTTAGCAGTTACTTTGTCAGCTGGTTTTTTTCATTATGGTTATTTTATGGCAGCAATGCTAACGGGGTTATTAGCTGGTTCATTAAGATCTGTAATTAATTTATCAAAAGTATCTAAACGGAAAGATCTTATACTTGTGATATGTTTAACATTGTTTGTTATAGTTTCTATTATCATATCAATTTCTTCATTTGCAGCAATTCCAGGTTTAACTGAAATTGGTTTTGTTTTAAAATTACCAGGAACGCCTATAGATATTCATCTTTCTGAAGTTCAATTTTTCTTGTTAATAATAGGAACTTCATTGATTGTAATATTAACTATATGAATTATTTTTATTATTAAATATTTTTATAGTAAAAATCATAATTTCAATATAAGTAATTTAACATATAAACAATATAAACACGGAAATCACAAAAGTTCTATTTTATTAATTTTAAAAAATAATTGATATGAACCTCTGGTAACTACAATTACTTTGGCATTTAGTGTTGGTTTATTAGTTAATGTCTTGTTTTTACCAATTTTTGATGCACAAATTACTGGCCAAACTTATACATTTTGAGTTTTATTTAGATTTTTAATATTATTTGTTTTATTTGCAATTGATGTTATTGTAATATACCCAATTCTATTAATTGTAACTCCAATTGTTAAATATAATTATCAAGATGAATTAGTTGAAGATTTAGATATACTTGTTAAGTATGAAACATGAAATTTTAAAGAAACGGAATCAGATATGTTTGAAAAAGAAATTGTAGAATGTAGCAAATCATTGTTGTTTTCTTTAAGTGATAAACAATTAGAAGAATTATCAAAAGATTTTAATGAAATTATTCATAGTTTTGAAAATGTTTCAAAAATAGATACAACTAATTTGGAACCATGCAATTATCCGATCTCAATCTCAATTCATAAATTGAGAGAAGATGAAGTCAATAATGATTTAAATTATGTTGATATTATGCAGTGTCCTGAAAAAGTTGAAAACAATTTAGTAAAAGTTTATTAA
- the gatA gene encoding Asp-tRNA(Asn)/Glu-tRNA(Gln) amidotransferase subunit GatA — protein MRSKIIDLHQQLKSQNISATKLIKKTIRKISKFKKTNFLINTNIVESTRLSKHLDKSENFSKSFLACIPYVLKDNISTKDIITTGGSKFLENYIPPYDATVYKLLKKNNAILVGKANLDEFGLGGTGSFSAYGIVSHPFNKKHIAGGSSSGSAVAVASGVVPFSIGTDTGDSIRRPASFCGVVGYKPTYGLISRHGVYPYAPSLDHVGVFANTIVDVALVADAIIAYDTNDFSSQKFNKNLFVSLNEPISDFTIGYPANIEIYMDENILTAWNKLKSLLLTNNIKLVPLGINLELLNAINPIYKIISYSEAVSCYSSFTGIPFGKHLEGNNFEEIAEKSRTLLFGDQLKYRFTIGSFALKKENFDKYYLKSKLVRTKLVNHFNDDFLKKVDVVMSIGSSCLAPLIKDVVENKKPTSNLIDDFLQISNFAGAPSITIPFAKDDKNLFLGVNLTAAQFKDDLLLKIALVIENIINTKGVINV, from the coding sequence ATGCGTTCAAAAATTATAGATTTACACCAACAATTAAAAAGTCAAAATATTTCTGCTACTAAATTAATTAAAAAAACCATAAGAAAAATTTCTAAATTTAAAAAAACAAATTTTTTAATTAATACTAATATTGTTGAAAGCACAAGGTTATCAAAGCATTTAGATAAAAGTGAAAATTTTTCTAAATCATTTTTAGCATGTATTCCATATGTATTAAAAGATAATATATCAACCAAAGATATAATAACAACTGGTGGATCTAAATTTTTAGAAAATTATATTCCACCTTATGATGCTACAGTATATAAATTACTTAAAAAAAATAATGCTATTCTTGTTGGCAAAGCTAATTTAGATGAATTTGGATTAGGTGGAACTGGTTCATTTTCAGCATATGGAATTGTCTCGCATCCATTTAATAAAAAACACATTGCTGGTGGTAGTTCTTCAGGTAGTGCAGTTGCTGTTGCCTCAGGTGTAGTTCCATTTTCAATTGGAACAGATACAGGGGATTCAATTCGTAGACCTGCTAGTTTTTGTGGAGTTGTTGGATACAAACCGACATATGGTTTAATATCAAGACACGGAGTATATCCATATGCTCCTTCATTAGATCATGTTGGTGTGTTTGCTAATACAATTGTTGATGTTGCCTTAGTAGCTGATGCTATTATTGCTTATGACACAAATGATTTTAGTAGTCAAAAATTTAATAAAAATTTATTTGTTAGTTTGAATGAGCCTATTAGTGATTTTACTATTGGTTATCCTGCTAATATTGAAATATATATGGATGAAAACATTTTAACAGCTTGAAATAAATTGAAATCATTATTGTTAACAAATAACATCAAATTAGTTCCTCTGGGGATTAATCTAGAATTACTTAATGCAATAAATCCTATTTATAAAATTATTTCTTATTCTGAAGCGGTAAGTTGTTATTCAAGTTTTACAGGTATTCCTTTTGGAAAACATTTAGAAGGTAATAATTTTGAAGAAATTGCAGAAAAATCAAGAACTTTATTATTTGGAGATCAATTAAAATATCGTTTTACAATAGGTTCATTTGCTTTAAAAAAAGAAAATTTTGATAAATACTACTTGAAATCTAAATTAGTTAGAACAAAATTAGTAAATCATTTTAATGATGATTTCTTGAAAAAAGTAGATGTTGTTATGTCTATTGGTTCATCATGTTTAGCACCTTTAATAAAGGATGTAGTAGAGAACAAAAAACCTACATCTAATTTGATTGATGATTTTCTTCAAATTTCAAACTTTGCTGGAGCTCCTTCAATTACGATACCATTTGCAAAAGATGATAAAAATTTATTTTTAGGTGTTAATCTTACAGCCGCACAATTTAAAGATGACTTATTATTAAAAATTGCTTTAGTTATTGAAAACATTATCAATACGAAAGGAGTAATAAATGTTTAA
- the gatB gene encoding Asp-tRNA(Asn)/Glu-tRNA(Gln) amidotransferase subunit GatB, translated as MFNFETIIGIEVHVALNTKTKMFSPAKNNHNDKPNVNLHINDLGLPGTLPQPNKEAIKKAFILAKALHMQDVDYLLRFDRKNYFYQDLPKGFQITQQYHPFAQNGYLEVNSNNKDYHFKIQRFHIEEDTAKQYAVDDHLFLDYNRAGSPLIEIVTDPIFFNAEEVKLYLSTLRQILIHNNISDAKMESGSMRADINLSIRPVGSKNLGTRVEIKNVNSINNIEKAIKYETNRQIESLLIGKPIIQSTMRFDDQENKTVYMREKTSNVDYRYMREPNIIQISLDEKWSNEIYEKNKIIFPSEIAKKLKAVGIEEQKINILLDDVHALNAFNFIASSTNNYKETSRWLLVELAGIMNDLNHTFEKNVKEVDLINIIELINLLNQEKINGKQAKIILEHSYKFKKKPSDLIVELKMEQIVDPIKIEEILKPIFANNEVKIKKDYKNRADRVESMLLGLLMKATNGQANPGISTKIVKEMLKKYE; from the coding sequence ATGTTTAATTTTGAAACAATTATTGGTATTGAAGTACATGTTGCTTTAAATACTAAAACTAAAATGTTTTCTCCAGCAAAAAATAATCATAATGATAAACCTAATGTAAATTTACATATAAATGATTTAGGCTTACCGGGGACGTTGCCTCAACCCAATAAAGAAGCAATTAAAAAAGCTTTTATTTTAGCTAAAGCATTACATATGCAAGATGTAGATTATTTATTAAGGTTTGATAGAAAAAATTATTTTTATCAAGATTTACCTAAAGGTTTTCAAATTACACAACAATATCACCCCTTTGCACAAAATGGTTATTTGGAAGTTAATAGTAATAATAAAGATTATCATTTTAAAATTCAAAGATTTCATATTGAAGAAGATACAGCAAAACAATATGCAGTAGATGATCATTTATTTTTAGATTATAATCGAGCTGGATCACCATTAATTGAAATTGTCACAGATCCAATTTTTTTTAATGCTGAGGAAGTTAAATTGTATTTGTCAACATTACGCCAAATTTTAATTCATAATAATATATCTGATGCAAAAATGGAATCAGGATCAATGCGAGCTGATATTAATTTATCAATTCGCCCAGTAGGTTCTAAAAATTTAGGCACAAGAGTTGAAATTAAAAATGTTAATTCTATAAATAATATTGAAAAAGCAATTAAATATGAAACTAATCGTCAAATTGAATCATTGTTAATTGGTAAACCTATTATTCAAAGCACAATGCGATTTGATGATCAAGAAAATAAAACAGTTTATATGCGCGAAAAAACATCAAATGTTGATTATAGATATATGCGTGAACCTAATATTATTCAAATTTCATTAGATGAAAAATGAAGCAATGAAATTTATGAAAAAAATAAAATTATTTTTCCAAGTGAAATTGCAAAAAAACTAAAAGCAGTAGGTATAGAAGAACAAAAAATCAATATTTTATTAGATGATGTGCATGCATTAAATGCATTTAACTTTATTGCTTCATCAACTAATAATTACAAAGAAACATCAAGATGATTATTAGTTGAATTAGCAGGAATTATGAATGATTTAAATCATACTTTTGAAAAAAATGTAAAGGAAGTAGATTTAATTAATATTATTGAATTGATAAATTTATTAAATCAAGAAAAAATTAATGGCAAACAAGCTAAAATCATTTTAGAACATAGTTATAAATTCAAAAAGAAGCCTAGCGATTTGATTGTTGAATTAAAAATGGAACAAATTGTTGATCCAATTAAAATTGAAGAAATATTAAAACCAATTTTTGCAAATAATGAAGTTAAAATTAAAAAAGATTATAAAAATCGTGCAGATCGTGTTGAAAGTATGCTATTAGGATTACTAATGAAAGCTACAAATGGTCAAGCTAATCCCGGCATTTCAACAAAAATCGTTAAAGAAATGTTAAAAAAATATGAATAA
- a CDS encoding NUDIX domain-containing protein produces the protein MNNKLSLEIAAGGIITIIDDKTNSINILLALTKNHNPYWGFPKGHTELNENLVETAIREIKEETNLDVTLVNSKLNWLNEYSPFPGTIKKVTYFWFKPKDISQLKKQESEISKLIWVDYKEVFKYLTYPRDREIFIEFLNDSKLTKNIKLFKQKLNNK, from the coding sequence ATGAATAATAAATTAAGTTTAGAGATAGCAGCCGGTGGTATTATTACTATAATTGATGACAAAACTAATTCAATTAATATTTTGTTAGCTTTAACAAAGAATCATAATCCATATTGAGGATTTCCAAAGGGACATACTGAATTAAATGAAAATTTAGTAGAAACAGCTATTAGAGAAATTAAAGAAGAAACAAATTTAGATGTAACTTTGGTAAATTCAAAACTAAATTGATTAAATGAATACTCGCCTTTTCCTGGTACTATAAAAAAAGTTACATATTTTTGATTTAAACCAAAAGACATTAGTCAACTTAAAAAACAAGAATCTGAAATTTCAAAATTAATTTGAGTTGATTATAAAGAAGTTTTTAAATATTTGACTTATCCTAGAGATCGAGAAATTTTTATTGAATTTTTAAATGATTCAAAACTAACAAAAAATATAAAATTGTTCAAACAAAAATTGAATAATAAATAA
- a CDS encoding Holliday junction resolvase RecU, protein MKANRGMFLETIINRTIEYYKNKNVAYFSKRFLPIKIYSFNGNRIQGWLDSKTQTDYYGIFKGKYLDFEAKQTSTNNLPLANIKNHQIIHMKNVTKFGAIVFFIIYFSKFDKFFLLLFDKFLNFIETNNKCSSISFEYLIANAIELDLIFPGVLDLQSKLDNLV, encoded by the coding sequence ATGAAAGCAAATCGAGGAATGTTTTTAGAAACAATAATTAACCGAACTATTGAATATTATAAAAACAAGAATGTAGCATATTTTTCTAAAAGATTTTTACCTATAAAAATTTATTCATTTAATGGCAATAGAATTCAAGGATGATTAGATTCAAAAACACAAACAGATTACTATGGAATTTTTAAAGGTAAATATTTAGATTTTGAAGCAAAGCAAACTAGTACAAACAATTTACCATTAGCTAATATCAAGAATCATCAAATAATTCATATGAAAAATGTTACAAAATTTGGCGCAATAGTTTTTTTTATAATTTATTTTTCAAAATTTGATAAATTTTTTCTTTTGTTGTTTGATAAGTTTTTGAATTTTATTGAAACAAATAATAAATGTTCGTCTATATCTTTTGAATATTTAATAGCAAATGCTATTGAATTAGATTTGATATTTCCAGGTGTATTAGA